One window of Perca fluviatilis chromosome 12, GENO_Pfluv_1.0, whole genome shotgun sequence genomic DNA carries:
- the LOC120570417 gene encoding LOW QUALITY PROTEIN: olfactory receptor 11H6-like (The sequence of the model RefSeq protein was modified relative to this genomic sequence to represent the inferred CDS: substituted 2 bases at 2 genomic stop codons), whose product MMDNVSIRTLFVLSGFNETKSHRVAVFSLTLLCYCFIVLVNVSIIVTIILDKNLHEPMYILLCTVCINXLYGTTGFYPKFLWDLLSPVHVISYSGCLVQALVMNSYACNELSILAVMAYDRYVAICRPLEYHSIMXKQRLLKLVCFSWLTHFCIIGTNIILTSRLKLCSPFIARAFCMNWIIVKLACFAADTIVSNIAAYITIIIYVFHGIFMVWSYMYIIKTCVNSIENRAKFMKTCVPHLTSLLTFLVAILFDLMHIRYGSNDLPQPLQLSNFIAIEFLIIPPIMNPLIYGFKLTKIRNRILGFVYINNK is encoded by the coding sequence ATGATGGATAATGTCTCTATAAGAACATTGTTTGTTCTTTCAGGTTTTAATGAAACAAAGAGCCACCGAGTTGCTGTCTTCTCTCTCACTTTACTGTGCTACTGTTTCATTGTGCTGGTTAATGTTTCTATTATTGTGACCATCATCTTGGATAAAAACTTGCATGAACCTATGTATATTCTATTGTGCACTGTCTGTATAAATTGACTTTATGGAACAACAGGTTTCTACCCCAAGTTTCTCTGGGATCTGCTCTCTCCTGTTCATGTTATCTCTTATTCTGGATGCCTTGTTCAGGCTCTAGTAATGAACTCATATGCCTGCAATGAACTGTCTATTCTTGCAGTCATGGCATATGACAGATATGTGGCTATATGTCGACCCCTGGAGTACCACTCTATAATGTGAAAGCAAAGACTTTTAAAGTTAGTGTGTTTCTCCTGGTTAACACATTTTTGCATTATAGGCACAAATATTATTCTAACATCTAGATTAAAGTTATGCAGCCCCTTTATTGCCAGAGCTTTTTGTATGAACTGGATTATAGTTAAACTTGCTTGTTTCGCAGCTGACACTATTGTTAGCAACATTGCTGCATACAttacaataatcatatatgtatTTCATGGTATTTTTATGGTTTGGTCCTACATGTATATCATCAAAACATGTGTGAATTCTATAGAAAACAGGGCAAAGTTCATGAAAACGTGTGTTCCACATTTAACCTCCTTGCTCACTTTTCTTGTGGCTAtactttttgatttaatgcatATCAGATATGGTTCAAACGATTTGCCTCAACCTCTTCAACTTTCAAACTTTATTGCAATAGAATTTCTCATCATACCTCCTATTATGAATCCGCTCATTTATGGTTTTAAATTGACCAAAATTCGAAACAGAATTCTGGGTTTTGtttatattaacaataaataa